The Microbulbifer sp. YPW1 genome contains a region encoding:
- the pnuC gene encoding nicotinamide riboside transporter PnuC codes for MNWLELVAVIAGLFCVYLIIIRSIWCWPVGLIQVSVYVWIFYHAKLYSDVGLHIIYIGLQLYGWWHWLYGGPGKNQLPVKKLSTRGLIACVAISLVGSTSLGIIMTRYTDASLPFADAFTTVASLTAQWLLTRKYLQNWYFWIAVDVVAIFVYASKALYMTSALYGLFLCMAIAGLVAWRNERAVTREMQVA; via the coding sequence ATGAACTGGCTGGAATTGGTTGCAGTAATTGCCGGACTTTTTTGTGTTTATTTGATTATTATCCGATCAATCTGGTGTTGGCCAGTAGGGCTTATTCAAGTTTCAGTTTATGTTTGGATCTTCTACCACGCCAAACTCTATTCGGACGTGGGCCTGCATATCATCTATATCGGGTTGCAGTTATATGGTTGGTGGCACTGGCTGTACGGTGGGCCAGGGAAGAATCAGCTACCGGTCAAAAAGTTATCGACGAGAGGCCTAATCGCATGTGTGGCGATAAGCCTGGTGGGTAGCACCTCACTGGGAATCATTATGACACGCTATACTGACGCATCTCTTCCATTCGCTGATGCATTTACTACTGTCGCCAGCCTTACAGCACAGTGGCTGCTCACTCGAAAATATCTGCAAAATTGGTATTTTTGGATTGCCGTAGACGTGGTTGCAATTTTCGTTTATGCCTCCAAAGCGCTCTACATGACTAGCGCTCTCTACGGGCTATTTCTTTGTATGGCAATCGCGGGACTCGTTGCCTGGCGAAATGAGCGCGCTGTAACGCGGGAAATGCAGGTCGCATGA
- a CDS encoding bifunctional nicotinamide-nucleotide adenylyltransferase/Nudix hydroxylase: protein MTRDYDFAVFIGRFQPFHSGHLKVVEEGLARADRLVILIGSAYQPRNPRNPWTHLERESHIRACLADDENNRLTCLPLMDVPYNDELWVRNVQNSVSGIVTAHHTVPHRPPKVALIGHHKDQTGFYLNLFPQWDSIAVDNHQELSATPIREGLFTDDAEAFLHVATENRFLPPAVAEQLAKFVASDSAYDAMREEMAFINRYKASWAAAPYSPTHVTVDAVVVQSGHILLVERRAFPGRGLWALPGGFVDPNEKLVDACLRELREETRLKVPTPVLRGSIKRRDVFDEPHRSARGRTITHAYYLELEPSKQLPKVKGGDDARHARWVPLASLDPQKMFEDHYYIIQSLIGGA, encoded by the coding sequence ATGACTCGAGATTACGACTTCGCAGTGTTTATTGGCCGTTTTCAGCCGTTCCACTCTGGACATTTAAAGGTTGTTGAGGAGGGGCTTGCCCGCGCGGACCGCCTCGTCATTCTTATTGGCTCGGCCTACCAGCCACGCAACCCACGCAATCCTTGGACTCACCTGGAACGGGAATCACATATCAGAGCGTGCCTTGCTGATGACGAGAATAATCGGCTCACGTGCCTACCACTTATGGACGTGCCCTATAACGACGAGTTGTGGGTCCGCAATGTCCAGAACTCGGTCTCAGGCATAGTTACTGCCCATCACACAGTGCCTCACCGGCCCCCGAAGGTCGCGCTAATTGGGCATCATAAAGACCAAACAGGCTTCTATCTGAACCTCTTCCCACAGTGGGACTCCATCGCGGTAGACAATCATCAAGAACTCAGCGCGACTCCCATTCGGGAGGGCCTGTTTACTGACGATGCTGAGGCATTTTTGCACGTAGCCACTGAAAACAGGTTCCTGCCTCCAGCCGTGGCGGAACAACTGGCAAAATTCGTCGCCTCAGATTCAGCATATGACGCTATGCGTGAGGAAATGGCCTTTATTAACCGCTACAAGGCGTCATGGGCGGCTGCGCCATACTCACCGACCCATGTAACAGTAGACGCGGTTGTGGTTCAGTCCGGGCACATTCTGCTGGTTGAGCGTCGGGCATTTCCGGGGCGAGGCCTGTGGGCCCTACCCGGCGGCTTCGTGGATCCAAATGAAAAGTTAGTAGACGCCTGTTTGCGTGAATTGCGCGAGGAAACTCGCCTTAAGGTACCGACGCCAGTGCTCAGGGGCTCTATAAAGCGACGGGATGTTTTTGATGAGCCCCACCGCTCTGCACGCGGAAGAACCATCACCCACGCTTATTACCTGGAACTGGAGCCGAGCAAGCAGCTCCCAAAAGTAAAGGGGGGTGATGACGCGAGGCACGCACGGTGGGTCCCCCTGGCCAGCCTAGATCCCCAGAAGATGTTCGAAGATCACTACTACATCATTCAGTCGCTAATTGGAGGCGCCTGA
- a CDS encoding nicotinate phosphoribosyltransferase, which yields MQNYNPILNVDSYKTSHYLQYPEGTQYVSSYIESRGGQYKEAVFFGLQAFIKQYLTTPISAVDIDEAEELCLAHGVPFNREGWEHILTQHKGFLPIEIQAVPEGTIVPVQNVLAQVINTDPACYWLTSYVETALLRAVWYPTTVATQSREAKKIIQRYLEETADNLDGLPFKLHDFGARGASSEETAAIGGLAHLVNFQGTDTIAALLAGRRYYNAPMAGFSIPAAEHSTMTSWGREHETEAYANMLTQFSGDGRLVAVVSDSYDLWNAIENIWGGELKERVENNGGTLVIRPDSGDPVDVVTQTIERLMRIFGARINDKGYRVLPDFVRVIQGDGVSLHTIEGILAAMKARKQSADNIAFGMGAELLQKVNRDTMKFAMKASAVRVNGLWRDVYKDPITDTGKRSKKGRLALVHRGNGTIHTIREQELGNRTNLMRPIFRNGKVLAEQDLDEIRTLAAVPATETLLTAAG from the coding sequence ATGCAAAACTACAACCCGATCTTGAACGTCGACAGCTACAAAACCAGCCACTACCTCCAGTACCCAGAGGGGACTCAGTACGTCAGCAGCTATATCGAAAGCCGCGGTGGGCAGTACAAGGAGGCGGTCTTCTTTGGGCTGCAAGCCTTCATCAAGCAGTACCTCACTACCCCGATTTCTGCTGTTGACATTGATGAGGCCGAGGAGCTCTGCCTGGCACATGGCGTGCCATTCAATCGCGAAGGTTGGGAGCATATCTTGACCCAACACAAGGGGTTTCTCCCGATAGAAATCCAGGCCGTGCCAGAAGGCACCATAGTCCCGGTACAGAATGTTCTGGCCCAGGTCATCAACACTGATCCCGCCTGCTACTGGCTAACCAGCTATGTGGAGACTGCCCTGTTGCGCGCGGTTTGGTACCCCACTACCGTGGCCACCCAAAGCCGTGAAGCCAAGAAGATCATCCAACGTTACCTTGAAGAAACTGCCGACAACCTCGATGGCCTTCCCTTCAAGCTCCATGACTTCGGCGCCCGCGGAGCAAGCAGCGAGGAAACCGCGGCTATTGGTGGTCTAGCGCATCTGGTGAATTTCCAGGGAACGGACACCATTGCGGCCCTGCTAGCCGGAAGACGTTACTACAACGCACCAATGGCCGGTTTTTCTATCCCCGCCGCAGAACACAGCACCATGACCAGCTGGGGTCGAGAGCACGAAACCGAGGCCTATGCCAACATGCTGACTCAATTCAGCGGCGACGGACGCCTGGTGGCCGTGGTCAGCGACAGCTACGACCTGTGGAACGCTATCGAGAACATATGGGGTGGCGAACTGAAAGAGCGGGTGGAGAACAACGGCGGCACCCTGGTGATACGTCCGGACAGCGGCGACCCCGTCGATGTGGTGACACAAACCATCGAGCGGTTAATGCGCATCTTCGGAGCGCGGATCAATGACAAAGGTTACCGCGTACTGCCGGATTTCGTGCGAGTGATTCAGGGGGATGGTGTCTCTCTCCATACGATAGAGGGGATACTTGCCGCGATGAAGGCGCGCAAACAGAGCGCCGACAATATTGCGTTCGGGATGGGCGCCGAGTTACTGCAAAAGGTGAATCGCGATACCATGAAGTTTGCGATGAAAGCCAGTGCAGTCCGTGTTAACGGTCTCTGGCGGGATGTATACAAGGATCCGATTACAGACACCGGTAAGCGCTCTAAGAAAGGTCGCCTCGCACTGGTTCACCGTGGCAACGGCACTATCCATACCATCAGAGAGCAAGAACTCGGTAATCGGACGAACCTTATGCGCCCGATATTCCGCAATGGCAAAGTGCTGGCAGAACAGGATCTTGACGAGATCCGCACTCTGGCGGCGGTACCGGCCACTGAGACACTATTGACTGCTGCGGGATAA
- a CDS encoding ADP-ribosylglycohydrolase family protein, giving the protein MLIEIAIGDAYGAGFEFCDREKIVRHNNLDQYIGHPLGIPAGRYTDDTQMSLAVAEVILNMEAPSAHDFAEGFVRAYRRDPRAGYATGFHTLLEQCHTGKDLLDRIRPNSRRNGAAMRSVPLGLIPDRKELMSIAETQAAVTHNTEAGIRSSQAVALMAHLLFYQRAAIAELPILVEQELGLPISGDWCGEVECDAIQTVHAVNTALQRNRQLSTLLIDCVSFGGDTDSVAAIACGIASLSSEYTNDIPRQLIDGLENGTYGRQYLIELDRELATRYE; this is encoded by the coding sequence ATGCTCATCGAAATTGCTATTGGCGATGCCTACGGGGCCGGCTTCGAATTCTGTGATCGCGAGAAAATAGTCCGGCACAATAATTTGGACCAATACATCGGGCACCCTTTGGGAATACCAGCCGGACGCTACACCGACGATACGCAAATGAGCCTGGCCGTAGCCGAAGTTATCCTCAACATGGAGGCCCCTTCGGCACATGATTTTGCAGAGGGCTTTGTCCGCGCCTATAGACGCGATCCCCGAGCCGGCTATGCGACTGGCTTTCATACGCTGCTGGAGCAGTGCCATACGGGTAAAGACCTGCTAGATCGCATCCGCCCAAATAGTCGGCGGAACGGCGCCGCCATGCGCTCCGTTCCGCTGGGACTGATCCCCGACAGAAAGGAATTGATGTCGATAGCGGAAACCCAGGCAGCAGTCACCCATAACACCGAGGCAGGAATCCGCTCTTCGCAGGCCGTAGCCTTGATGGCGCATCTACTCTTTTATCAGCGCGCAGCTATTGCCGAGCTCCCTATCCTCGTGGAGCAGGAACTTGGTCTACCGATCTCAGGAGACTGGTGTGGTGAGGTCGAATGCGACGCGATACAAACAGTCCACGCCGTCAATACGGCATTACAGCGGAATCGCCAGCTGTCGACGCTGCTGATCGATTGCGTCAGTTTTGGTGGCGATACCGATAGTGTTGCCGCCATTGCATGTGGCATAGCCTCTCTATCCAGTGAATACACCAACGATATTCCCAGGCAACTCATCGACGGGCTCGAAAACGGTACCTACGGTCGCCAATATCTGATTGAGCTAGACCGAGAGCTCGCCACCCGTTACGAGTAG
- a CDS encoding NUDIX domain-containing protein: MNEREYLANYDKHAFDAPLLTVDAVLFTYHEGILKVLLVERSNHPEKGKWALPGGFVSESEDKTLEDTVVRKLKEKTGVIPPYIEQLYTFGGAGRDKRGWSVTICYTALIAHQACESHIETVSDVAWVPIGKAEKMALAFDHKEILRRAHGRLVQKALYSIVPAYALPETFTLPELQQVHEVIIGKPLQKKSFRRRIEQADLLIDTGEKRSEGGRPASLYKMRAKSGSFTFVRNLEL, from the coding sequence ATGAACGAGCGGGAATATTTAGCGAATTACGATAAGCACGCTTTCGACGCACCGTTGCTGACCGTCGATGCGGTCCTGTTTACCTATCACGAGGGCATACTGAAAGTATTGCTTGTAGAGCGCTCCAATCACCCTGAGAAGGGAAAATGGGCGTTGCCGGGTGGTTTTGTCTCGGAGTCCGAAGACAAGACATTGGAAGATACCGTGGTACGGAAGCTCAAAGAAAAGACCGGAGTCATTCCCCCATATATTGAGCAGCTCTATACGTTTGGTGGCGCAGGCAGAGATAAGCGTGGCTGGTCAGTGACTATCTGCTATACCGCGCTCATCGCCCACCAGGCTTGTGAAAGCCATATCGAAACCGTATCGGATGTTGCCTGGGTGCCAATTGGCAAGGCCGAGAAGATGGCGCTCGCCTTTGATCACAAGGAGATTCTGCGCCGCGCCCATGGGCGGTTGGTTCAGAAGGCGCTCTACAGCATCGTCCCGGCGTATGCCTTGCCAGAAACGTTTACTTTGCCTGAACTGCAACAGGTCCATGAAGTAATCATTGGCAAGCCGTTGCAGAAGAAGTCGTTCCGCAGGCGAATAGAGCAGGCGGACCTTCTTATTGATACCGGTGAAAAGCGCTCGGAAGGAGGGCGTCCGGCAAGCTTGTACAAGATGCGGGCAAAATCGGGCAGTTTCACTTTTGTGCGCAACCTGGAACTTTAG
- a CDS encoding SPFH domain-containing protein, whose amino-acid sequence MLSIRYYKADSSTYVVMSVNGRVRRKGKGLSFFYNTATTSIAAIPINVQEAPFILNLQTADFQNVTVQGEVTFQVSDAQRTAEMLNFNLRPDGSAYVSEDPLKLNDRVVRTVQALVQSTIQANGLREALGLSQSLVTLIKNQWSLEPALERLGITVLDATITAIAPTPETARALEAQTREEILKQADDAIYDRRKSAVEQERTIREAELQTELFVQQKEQEIEESRIDNERTILRKQAETEQERLDTQIEAESHRHELVRLSVENRRLEADADAYAITARTKACKELPADYWKAMALTKMAPEQLVAMSLDTLAENAEKIGELNFTPELFGQLVRKVQRS is encoded by the coding sequence ATGCTCAGCATCCGATATTACAAGGCGGACTCGTCTACCTACGTAGTGATGAGCGTCAACGGCAGGGTACGGCGTAAAGGCAAAGGGCTGAGCTTTTTCTACAACACGGCAACGACCTCCATTGCCGCGATCCCCATCAATGTCCAAGAGGCACCTTTCATCTTAAATCTGCAAACAGCGGACTTTCAAAACGTCACGGTACAGGGTGAGGTGACCTTCCAGGTATCCGACGCACAAAGGACTGCCGAAATGCTCAATTTCAACTTGCGCCCGGATGGCAGTGCGTATGTTTCAGAAGACCCGCTCAAACTAAACGACAGGGTTGTTCGCACCGTTCAGGCACTTGTCCAGAGCACCATTCAGGCCAATGGATTACGCGAAGCCCTGGGTTTAAGTCAGTCGCTCGTGACCCTGATAAAAAACCAATGGTCTCTGGAGCCCGCACTGGAGCGCCTGGGCATCACCGTATTGGATGCAACAATTACTGCCATCGCCCCTACTCCTGAAACGGCCAGGGCCCTGGAGGCACAAACCCGGGAAGAAATTCTGAAACAGGCGGACGATGCCATTTATGACCGGCGCAAGTCCGCGGTCGAACAGGAACGTACCATCAGAGAAGCCGAACTCCAGACCGAGCTGTTCGTCCAGCAAAAGGAACAGGAAATAGAGGAATCCCGCATCGACAACGAACGGACAATCCTGCGCAAACAGGCGGAAACAGAGCAAGAGCGGCTCGACACACAGATCGAGGCCGAGAGTCACCGCCATGAATTGGTGAGACTCAGCGTCGAGAACCGCCGTTTAGAGGCTGATGCAGACGCCTATGCCATCACCGCACGGACGAAGGCTTGCAAGGAACTGCCGGCTGACTACTGGAAGGCCATGGCGCTGACGAAGATGGCTCCCGAGCAACTGGTGGCCATGTCTCTCGACACATTGGCCGAAAACGCGGAAAAGATCGGCGAACTGAACTTTACGCCCGAGCTCTTCGGCCAGCTGGTGAGAAAAGTACAGCGATCATGA
- a CDS encoding sugar kinase, with amino-acid sequence MSDRNHLRVVLITRKTRLQELIERFNTWAQARFYLEHNHVDVQDYLNEHDVYQQRLQQAEQILKPIGRFQLLERSLLASYQFSERDIVVVLGQDGLVANTLKYLHGQPVIAVNPDPARWDGKLLPFNIEDLQQTMEQTLSACVGYKSVTFAEAITNNRQRLIAVNDLFIGPKTHTSARYRLNWRGVSEEQSSSGIIVSTGMGSTGWFQSILAGAMAVSAQKAHPLQGGFAWDEHRLQFSVREPFPSQLTGVQLVFGEITTRTCLTLESHMPENGVIFSDGIEEDYITFNSGTTATIRIAETAGRLVVPDTGKD; translated from the coding sequence ATGAGCGACAGGAATCATCTGCGGGTAGTACTGATCACCCGGAAGACCCGTCTGCAGGAATTGATCGAACGCTTCAACACCTGGGCTCAAGCCAGGTTCTACTTGGAGCACAACCATGTCGATGTGCAGGATTACTTGAATGAGCACGACGTATACCAGCAGCGCTTGCAGCAGGCGGAGCAGATCCTGAAACCGATCGGCCGCTTTCAGCTGCTGGAGCGCAGTCTTCTGGCCAGTTACCAGTTCAGTGAGCGCGATATCGTCGTGGTGCTCGGCCAGGATGGACTGGTGGCCAATACCCTGAAATATCTGCACGGCCAACCTGTCATAGCCGTCAATCCCGATCCAGCGCGTTGGGACGGTAAACTGTTGCCGTTTAACATAGAGGACCTGCAGCAGACCATGGAGCAAACCCTGAGCGCTTGTGTCGGTTACAAGTCGGTTACCTTTGCCGAGGCAATCACTAACAACCGGCAGCGCCTGATTGCGGTCAACGACCTGTTCATCGGCCCCAAAACTCATACCTCGGCCAGATACCGGCTCAACTGGCGTGGCGTCAGTGAGGAGCAGTCCTCATCGGGAATCATCGTGTCCACCGGGATGGGCTCAACTGGCTGGTTTCAGTCGATCCTCGCCGGCGCCATGGCAGTGTCAGCACAGAAGGCGCATCCGCTGCAGGGAGGTTTCGCCTGGGACGAGCATCGCCTACAGTTTTCCGTCCGTGAACCCTTCCCCAGCCAGCTGACCGGCGTCCAGTTGGTGTTCGGAGAAATTACTACTAGAACCTGCCTCACACTGGAATCCCATATGCCCGAGAATGGCGTCATATTTTCCGACGGAATAGAAGAGGACTACATTACCTTCAATTCTGGCACCACCGCCACTATAAGAATTGCCGAAACCGCTGGCCGACTAGTTGTGCCAGATACTGGTAAAGATTAA
- a CDS encoding AlpA family transcriptional regulator — protein MSREALKNSRALSEIEAAKYIGMSRSYLAQARMDGRRDNRTPAPPFIKIGRSVRYLREDLDTWLNSFSKLEHLGQA, from the coding sequence ATGTCCCGCGAAGCACTTAAAAACTCACGAGCGCTGTCCGAGATCGAGGCGGCAAAATATATTGGCATGAGCCGCTCTTATCTCGCCCAGGCCCGAATGGATGGCCGACGGGATAACCGTACCCCAGCCCCACCCTTCATCAAGATCGGCAGATCCGTTCGTTATCTCCGGGAAGATCTGGATACCTGGCTGAACAGCTTTTCAAAGCTTGAGCACCTGGGACAAGCGTAG
- a CDS encoding replication endonuclease, with protein MTVFAVDQALRITDGFGTHECCTFRAHIFRSHEFICLALAQHYRRITLTDGHVKANESLRKIHETLKLGKSFEGLLMTSPDEDVRRFAEHKAKILKAAFFLENKAGRYRNGLKKTIKAVENCQLTFPHPDPLQASHEEIMPALARVFCPDWWRRGIRTLQDTYLEAVHIQIGMVHKRAGIYASNHGVNRKLAQWKRNEAVLAALEAENELGEVFNLLDVAKRSVANLVNRRNELMTRMAGFEAISKKQGHTGVFLTLTAPSKYHSHRTNDGQPNPAYTGSTPADTQAYLNRQWAKIRAKLNRIGVKPYGFRVVEPHHDGCPHWHMLLFLPPEQVKDTLSIFRHYALEVDGNEPGAQKRRFTVKHIDSNKGTAAGYIAKYIAKNIDGENVGADLYGHDAIESAVRIRAWASTWKIRQFQQIGGPSVTAWRESRRLAHSEHAEAALDSIDSELLEGLIEAADKGDWETFTELSGGPTPERASLPLRALHVVKKSLNKYGQEAQKLIGLLFQAKSRVITRFHEWTVRLVAEFESCGAEARAIGGANAPPLEFCQ; from the coding sequence ATGACGGTCTTTGCCGTGGACCAGGCCCTACGTATTACCGACGGTTTCGGCACGCATGAGTGCTGCACCTTCCGGGCCCATATCTTCAGGTCTCACGAATTCATCTGCCTTGCCCTGGCGCAGCACTACAGGCGCATCACCCTGACCGATGGACATGTAAAAGCCAACGAGTCTCTCAGGAAGATCCACGAGACTCTAAAGCTCGGGAAGTCTTTCGAGGGACTGCTCATGACCTCCCCGGACGAAGACGTCCGCCGGTTTGCTGAGCACAAGGCAAAAATACTGAAAGCAGCCTTCTTCCTTGAGAACAAAGCTGGTCGGTATCGCAACGGCTTGAAGAAGACCATTAAAGCGGTCGAGAATTGTCAGCTGACCTTCCCCCATCCCGACCCCCTCCAGGCAAGCCATGAAGAGATCATGCCTGCACTTGCACGGGTATTCTGTCCGGACTGGTGGCGGCGTGGTATCCGCACACTTCAGGACACCTATCTCGAAGCGGTACATATCCAGATAGGCATGGTGCACAAGCGTGCGGGTATCTATGCGAGCAATCACGGAGTCAACCGAAAGCTAGCCCAGTGGAAGCGCAATGAAGCGGTACTAGCCGCCCTTGAAGCGGAGAACGAACTAGGTGAAGTGTTCAATCTCCTAGACGTGGCCAAGCGAAGCGTCGCCAACCTGGTCAATCGCCGCAATGAGCTAATGACCCGTATGGCGGGCTTTGAAGCGATATCCAAGAAGCAGGGTCACACAGGGGTCTTCTTAACCCTGACAGCACCCTCCAAGTACCATAGCCACAGGACTAACGATGGTCAGCCAAACCCTGCCTATACAGGGTCAACCCCGGCCGACACTCAAGCCTACCTTAACCGCCAGTGGGCTAAGATCAGGGCCAAGCTCAACCGAATCGGGGTCAAACCGTATGGGTTCCGCGTGGTCGAGCCTCATCATGACGGTTGCCCCCACTGGCACATGCTGCTCTTTCTACCCCCAGAGCAAGTGAAAGATACCCTCAGTATCTTTCGCCACTATGCCCTGGAGGTTGACGGCAATGAGCCTGGTGCTCAGAAACGCCGCTTTACCGTCAAACACATAGATTCCAATAAAGGAACAGCCGCGGGTTACATCGCGAAGTACATAGCCAAGAACATAGACGGTGAGAACGTCGGCGCGGATCTCTATGGACATGATGCGATCGAGAGTGCGGTGCGCATTCGTGCCTGGGCGTCTACCTGGAAGATCCGCCAATTCCAGCAGATCGGCGGCCCCAGCGTTACCGCGTGGCGGGAGTCCCGTAGGCTTGCCCATAGTGAGCATGCAGAAGCCGCTTTGGACTCAATAGATAGCGAGTTATTGGAAGGGCTTATCGAGGCTGCGGACAAAGGAGACTGGGAAACCTTTACCGAGCTGTCCGGCGGGCCTACTCCAGAACGAGCCAGCCTGCCGTTGCGGGCGCTACACGTCGTCAAAAAAAGCCTGAATAAATACGGCCAAGAAGCTCAAAAATTGATCGGCCTTCTGTTCCAAGCGAAATCCAGGGTTATCACGCGTTTTCACGAGTGGACAGTTCGACTGGTTGCTGAATTCGAAAGTTGCGGAGCGGAAGCGAGAGCAATAGGAGGGGCGAACGCCCCTCCCTTGGAGTTCTGTCAATAA